The Sesamum indicum cultivar Zhongzhi No. 13 linkage group LG6, S_indicum_v1.0, whole genome shotgun sequence genome has a segment encoding these proteins:
- the LOC105164329 gene encoding protein arginine N-methyltransferase 1.6, whose protein sequence is MLSILLKPLHFTFPRRSATATATAAAAAAVRGMSSSLDSGGLTQRMFQLKVDPLTGRSEWVVIEEEEEDIGNQTTPKALLAATSYLDMLNDSRRNRAFRQAIDKTVTGPCHVLDIGAGTGLLSMMAAQAMGLSDSKGSSGLNGMVTACESYLPMVKLMKKVLRANGMDGKIRIINKRSDELDIGVDIPSRADVLVSEILDSELLGEGLIPTLQHAHDKLLIEYPQTVPYRATIYGQLVECPYLWEMHDLVNREAAVSDGIRLVPNGMFDLLGIKRQQYAMHCNSMKEGIKLLSEPFKVFDFDFWRRPDSSRETELQIKATNDGTVHAIISWWLLQLDSEGTIFYSTGPDWVHCPSDLKELNSSFPSSGNWCDHWKQSVWFTSSSGLHVFKDEEVLLHAVHTETSISYQFETSQDKKSVTLHDFCIPDCQIVLPPERIALYGDNCWRCLMLNALRKALRQSVHQLCLVADDSIFLAIAVAHLCKSSHVIPLFPGLGNKGSEYLQRVAAANNYTMDRIEILKKKDLQSTLQDSNQRKISLFVAEPFYYGNDSVLPWQNLRFWKDRTLLDSVLSKDVLIMPCRGLLRVCAMYLPDLWRSRCCLKEVEGFDHSAVNMTLGGCGGLPNTEEGPFLPFFIWQCGDTKVLSETTTILEFDFSKLMSPCSGKTQVRFRESGMCHGFVLWIDWVLDAEDNTVLSTGPDKRHWKQAVKLLNEPVEVGDAHFPSTEIEACFDPSNGELTLKHAFVANQR, encoded by the exons ATGCTCTCTATCCTGCTTAAACCTCTGCACTTCACATTTCCCCGTCGCTCTGccaccgccaccgccaccGCTGCCGCCGCCGCCGCTGTTAGGGGCATGAGCTCTTCCCTCGACTCCGGGGGCTTGACCCAGCGAATGTTTCAGCTCAAGGTCGACCCTCTCACTGGAAGATCAGAATGGGTCGTtattgaagaagaggaagaagataTTGGGAACCAAACTACTCCAAAAGCCCTTCTTGCTGCTACGTCGTATCTTGACATGCTTAATGATTCCCGCCGCAACAGAGCCTTCCGTCAGGCCATTGACAAGACCGTCACTGGACCCTGCCATGTTCTTGATATTGG TGCAGGAACAGGATTGCTGTCAATGATGGCAGCTCAGGCCATGGGCCTTTCTGATTCAAAGGGGAGCTCCGGTTTAAATGGGATGGTGACAGCTTGCGAGTCATACCTTCCCATGGTAAAATTAATGAAGAAGGTTCTCCGGGCCAATGGCATGGATGGAAAAATACGCATCATAAACAAGAGGTCAGATGAGCTGGACATCGGAGTCGATATCCCTTCACGTGCTGATGTTCTT GTTAGTGAGATCCTAGACTCGGAGTTATTAGGTGAAGGGCTAATTCCAACTCTACAGCATGCACATGACAAACTATTAATAGAATATCCCCAAACAGTACCTTACCGTGCAACAATTTATGGTCAG CTGGTTGAATGCCCATATCTATGGGagatgcatgatctagttaaTAGAGAGGCAGCAGTATCAGATGGCATTCGTCTTGTTCCAAATGGGATGTTTGACCTTTTAGGCATCAAAAGACAACAATACGCAATGCATTGTAATTCAATGAAAGAAGGAATCAAACTG CTATCAGAGCCCTTCAAAGTTTTTGATTTTGACTTCTGGAGAAGGCCGGACAGTTCTCGTGAAACTGAGCTGCAAATAAAGGCTACCAATGATGGTACTGTTCATGCTATCATCTCATG GTGGTTGCTTCAGCTTGACAGTGAAGGAACAATCTTCTACTCTACAGGGCCAGATTGGGTACACTGCCCTTCTGATTTGAAAGAGTTAAATTCATCCTTCCCAA GCTCTGGGAATTGGTGTGACCATTGGAAACAAAGTGTTTGGTTCACCTCAAGCTCAGGTCTCCACGTGTTTAAAGATGAAGAGGTTTTGTTACATGCTGTTCATACTGAAACGAGCATCTCATATCAATTCGAGACTTCACAAGACAAGAAAAGTGTCACACTGCATGATTTCTGTATTCCGGATTGTCAGATTGTTCTGCCACCAGAAAGAATTGCTTTATATGGAGATAACTGTTGGAGATGTTTAATGCTTAATGCCCTCCGGAAAGCT ttGCGTCAGAGTGTACATCAGTTGTGTTTAGTTGCAGATGATAGCATTTTCTTGGCAATTGCTGTTGCTCATCTTTGTAAGAGTTCACATGTGATTCCCTTGTTTCCTGGACTTGGGAATAAGGGTTCAGAATATCTGCAAAGAGTTGCTGCAGCCAATAACTATACCATGGATCGCATAGAAATTCTAAAGAAGAAGGACCTGCAATCTACTCTACAAGATTCAAATCAGAGAAAG ATTAGCTTGTTTGTCGCGGAGCCATTTTACTATGGAAATGATAGCGTGCTTCCCTGGCAAAATCTGCGATTTTG GAAGGACAGAACTTTGCTCGATTCTGTTCTTTCAAAAGATGTGCTAATAATGCCTTGCAGAGGTTTGTTGAGGGTTTGTGCAATGTACCTCCCT GACCTCTGGCGAAGCCGTTGTTGCCTGAAAGAAGTTGAAGGATTTGATCATTCAGCTGTCAACATGACATTAGGAGGATGTGGAGGTTTACCCAATACAGAAGAAGGTCCTTTTCTGCCTTTCTTTATTTGGCAGTGTGGAGACACCAAG gTACTAAGTGAAACGACAACTATCTTGGAGTTTGATTTCTCAAAGCTGATGAGCCCATGTTCTGGGAAAACTCAG GTTCGATTTAGAGAATCCGGGATGTGCCATGGATTTGTGCTTTGGATTGATTGGGTGCTGGATGCAGAGGATAATACTGTCTTGTCAACGGGACCAG